One window from the genome of Deltaproteobacteria bacterium encodes:
- the rplF gene encoding 50S ribosomal protein L6, with translation MSRIGRKPVDLPEKVKVSAEGRMVSVSGPLGNLDTLMPEGITLNISDKQVQVNAPAKKTRANAGFLGLGRALVANMVTGVTAGYEKNLLINGVGYRAELSGQKLTLSLGYSHLIILEMPEGIKCEVDKSQTKVKISGCNKQVVGNIAARIRSFKVAEPYKAKGVTYVGEQVRRKVGKAGSK, from the coding sequence ATGTCTCGTATTGGACGTAAGCCAGTAGACCTTCCGGAGAAGGTAAAAGTTTCAGCAGAGGGCCGCATGGTTTCTGTATCGGGCCCATTGGGTAACCTTGATACATTGATGCCAGAAGGCATAACGCTGAATATTTCAGATAAACAAGTTCAGGTGAATGCTCCTGCTAAGAAGACGCGTGCAAACGCCGGATTCCTTGGCCTTGGGCGGGCGCTTGTAGCGAACATGGTTACTGGTGTAACTGCGGGCTACGAGAAGAATTTGTTAATCAACGGTGTTGGTTATCGTGCGGAACTCAGTGGTCAAAAGCTGACGCTATCGCTCGGATACAGCCACCTAATTATTCTCGAAATGCCAGAAGGCATTAAGTGCGAAGTTGATAAGAGCCAGACCAAGGTCAAGATCAGCGGATGTAACAAACAAGTTGTTGGTAACATCGCTGCTCGTATCCGCTCCTTCAAGGTCGCTGAACCATATAAGGCAAAGGGTGTTACCTACGTCGGC
- the rplP gene encoding 50S ribosomal protein L16 yields the protein MLSPAKVKFRKMQKGRMRGTAQRGAKVSFGDYGLMALEPGLITQRQIEAARIAMTRYVKRSGRIWIRMFPDKPITSKPAEVRMGKGKGSPEGWVAPVKPGRIMYEMQGVDIDTAKEAFRLAANKLPIATRFVSRDEQL from the coding sequence ATGTTGTCGCCAGCAAAAGTAAAATTTCGAAAAATGCAAAAAGGTCGCATGAGAGGAACCGCCCAGCGTGGCGCTAAGGTTTCTTTCGGTGATTATGGTTTGATGGCTTTGGAGCCGGGTCTGATTACCCAGCGCCAGATTGAAGCTGCTCGTATCGCGATGACGCGTTACGTGAAGCGTAGTGGTCGTATTTGGATTCGAATGTTTCCGGATAAGCCGATCACCAGCAAGCCTGCTGAAGTACGAATGGGTAAAGGTAAAGGTTCTCCCGAAGGTTGGGTAGCACCGGTTAAGCCTGGCCGCATCATGTACGAAATGCAAGGTGTAGATATTGATACAGCTAAAGAAGCGTTCCGACTTGCAGCTAACAAGCTCCCGATCGCGACACGTTTTGTCTCACGGGACGAGCAACTTTAA
- the rplX gene encoding 50S ribosomal protein L24 — MARHVRTGDTVEVISGKYRGKQGKILEFLADKNRVVLEGVGVVKRHLKPNMDPKVPQGGIIEKDVSIHVSNVLPLDPKTNKPTRVGFNVLDNGKKVRISRATGEQISEV; from the coding sequence ATGGCACGTCATGTACGTACAGGGGATACTGTAGAAGTAATCTCCGGCAAATACCGTGGTAAGCAAGGCAAGATTCTAGAGTTCTTAGCGGACAAAAACCGTGTAGTTCTCGAGGGTGTTGGTGTCGTGAAGCGTCACCTTAAGCCAAACATGGATCCTAAAGTACCCCAGGGCGGAATCATTGAGAAAGACGTGTCAATTCACGTTTCTAATGTTCTTCCATTGGACCCAAAGACCAACAAGCCTACCCGAGTAGGGTTCAATGTGTTGGACAATGGCAAGAAGGTACGAATTTCACGCGCCACGGGTGAGCAAATCTCAGAGGTTTGA
- the rplN gene encoding 50S ribosomal protein L14: MIQMQSTLDVADNSGAKKVMCVKVLGGSKRRFASVGDIIIVAIREAMPNSKVKKGDVARAVIVRTSKEIRRPNGSYIRFDDNAAVLVSAAGEPVGTRIFGPVARELRAKRFMKIVSLAPEVL; encoded by the coding sequence ATGATTCAGATGCAGAGTACCTTGGATGTTGCAGACAACTCCGGGGCTAAAAAAGTGATGTGCGTCAAAGTTCTCGGTGGTTCGAAGCGTCGCTTCGCGTCCGTGGGTGACATCATCATCGTCGCAATTCGAGAGGCTATGCCAAACTCGAAAGTTAAAAAGGGTGATGTTGCACGTGCAGTAATCGTGCGCACCAGCAAAGAGATTCGCCGTCCAAATGGAAGTTATATCCGTTTTGACGACAACGCAGCCGTACTTGTTTCTGCTGCTGGCGAACCTGTTGGGACCCGTATCTTTGGACCAGTGGCACGTGAGCTCCGGGCGAAAAGATTTATGAAAATTGTATCACTGGCACCGGAGGTCCTCTAA
- the rpmC gene encoding 50S ribosomal protein L29 yields the protein MAEVKEKVMVSELRDRNDAELQSMLSEKVDELHGVKFKKALGQLAQSHLIKQLKQDIARLKTILNERTGQEA from the coding sequence ATGGCAGAAGTCAAAGAAAAAGTAATGGTGAGCGAATTACGCGATCGAAATGACGCGGAACTCCAGTCCATGCTTAGTGAAAAGGTAGATGAGCTACACGGCGTGAAATTCAAAAAGGCGCTTGGACAGTTGGCTCAGTCTCACCTCATCAAGCAACTCAAGCAAGATATTGCACGCTTGAAGACAATATTGAACGAACGAACTGGGCAGGAGGCCTAA
- the rpsH gene encoding 30S ribosomal protein S8, protein MNTDPIADMLTRIRNGCGARMGEVLMPSSKLKVKIAEILKAEGYIEDFTETDGRVAKELQVGLRYDKRGSAVIEGIQRVSKPGLRLYFRSKEIPKVRGGLGVMILSTSHGVMTDRSARKANVGGEPICSVW, encoded by the coding sequence ATGAATACCGATCCTATTGCAGATATGCTGACCCGGATCCGGAATGGTTGCGGAGCCCGAATGGGCGAAGTACTGATGCCAAGTTCGAAATTGAAGGTGAAAATCGCCGAAATTTTGAAGGCTGAAGGTTACATTGAAGATTTTACCGAAACAGACGGCCGAGTTGCAAAGGAATTGCAAGTTGGTCTTCGCTATGACAAACGCGGTAGCGCGGTCATTGAAGGTATCCAACGCGTATCGAAGCCTGGTCTTCGTCTTTATTTCCGCTCTAAGGAAATTCCGAAAGTACGCGGTGGCTTGGGTGTGATGATTCTTTCAACCTCACATGGCGTGATGACCGATCGTTCGGCACGTAAGGCAAATGTTGGCGGCGAGCCCATTTGCTCCGTGTGGTAA
- the rplE gene encoding 50S ribosomal protein L5, translating to MPRLQKMYREEVAGGLHEEFKYKNVMEIPTIEKITINMGLGEAVANPNLIKTAVEELTVISGQRAVITRAKKSIATFKLREGMPIGCMVTLRGQRMWEFLDRLVTVALPRTRDFKGISGKAFDGRGNYTLGLKEQTIFQEIEYDKLDKVKGMNVCFVTSANTDEEGKALLKRLGMPFKN from the coding sequence ATGCCGCGGTTACAAAAAATGTACCGCGAAGAGGTTGCTGGTGGATTGCATGAAGAGTTCAAGTACAAGAACGTCATGGAAATCCCAACTATCGAAAAAATTACAATCAACATGGGATTGGGTGAAGCTGTCGCTAACCCCAACCTCATCAAAACGGCGGTTGAAGAGTTGACCGTTATTTCGGGCCAGCGTGCGGTCATTACTCGCGCGAAGAAGTCTATCGCGACGTTTAAGCTTCGCGAAGGAATGCCTATCGGTTGCATGGTTACTTTACGTGGCCAGCGCATGTGGGAATTCTTAGACCGCCTGGTCACTGTAGCCTTGCCACGTACGCGTGACTTCAAGGGTATCAGCGGCAAAGCATTTGATGGACGTGGGAACTATACTCTTGGTCTCAAAGAGCAGACGATTTTCCAGGAAATTGAATACGACAAGCTTGATAAAGTTAAGGGAATGAACGTTTGTTTCGTAACGTCTGCCAACACTGACGAAGAAGGTAAAGCACTTCTGAAGCGTTTGGGAATGCCCTTTAAGAATTAA
- the rpsC gene encoding 30S ribosomal protein S3 has product MGQKTHPIGFRLGIIRDWNSKWYEDKNYAAWLHEDVALRKVVKDKLYSAGISRVDIERAAGKVKLRIFTPRPGIVIGKKGSGIEALKKELQGLSSNEVFVNIHEVRKAEIDAQLVAENVALQLERRVAFRRAMKKAMQTATKFGAKGIRIACKGRLGGAEMARHEWYREGRVPLHTLRADIDYGFAEASTTYGIIGVKTWIFKGEVLDVEQD; this is encoded by the coding sequence ATGGGACAGAAAACTCACCCAATCGGCTTCCGACTTGGAATCATCCGTGACTGGAATTCAAAGTGGTACGAAGACAAAAACTACGCAGCTTGGTTGCACGAAGATGTAGCGCTCCGCAAAGTAGTTAAAGACAAGCTCTACAGTGCAGGCATCAGCCGTGTTGATATTGAACGCGCAGCGGGCAAGGTAAAGCTTCGTATCTTTACTCCGCGACCAGGAATCGTTATCGGCAAAAAAGGCTCTGGCATTGAAGCTCTCAAGAAAGAACTTCAGGGTCTGTCTTCGAACGAAGTATTCGTGAACATTCACGAAGTACGTAAGGCTGAAATCGACGCTCAGTTGGTTGCAGAAAACGTAGCGCTTCAGCTCGAACGACGAGTCGCTTTCCGACGTGCAATGAAGAAGGCAATGCAAACTGCCACTAAGTTCGGCGCAAAGGGAATTCGAATCGCGTGCAAGGGCCGTCTCGGTGGTGCTGAAATGGCGCGACACGAGTGGTACCGCGAAGGACGTGTTCCGCTGCACACATTGCGTGCGGACATCGATTACGGATTTGCGGAAGCAAGCACAACTTATGGAATTATCGGCGTTAAGACTTGGATCTTCAAAGGTGAAGTCCTGGACGTTGAGCAGGACTAA
- the rplV gene encoding 50S ribosomal protein L22, with the protein MATKEREKAKARKEARAARGPVANLRHLRISARKVRLVVDTIRGEDVEKALNLLAFSPKSAARPLAKLLQSAVANAEVKGDYDLDKLYVKLATVDEGSTWRRWRPRAQGRATRIRKRTSHICFELAQR; encoded by the coding sequence ATGGCAACTAAAGAACGTGAAAAGGCGAAAGCCCGTAAAGAAGCTCGTGCAGCTCGTGGTCCAGTGGCGAACCTTCGTCATCTGCGCATCTCAGCCCGCAAAGTACGCTTGGTAGTTGATACTATCCGTGGTGAAGATGTCGAAAAGGCATTGAACCTTCTTGCCTTTAGCCCTAAGTCGGCGGCTCGTCCGTTGGCTAAGCTGCTGCAGAGTGCTGTAGCAAACGCTGAAGTTAAGGGTGATTACGACCTCGACAAATTGTACGTGAAACTCGCTACTGTTGACGAAGGTTCAACTTGGCGCCGGTGGCGTCCTCGGGCACAAGGCCGCGCAACGCGAATTCGCAAGCGCACAAGTCATATATGCTTCGAACTGGCACAACGATAG
- the rpsQ gene encoding 30S ribosomal protein S17: MSTETTTALKSKRTRQAVVYSNKMDKTAVVEVTRRVRHPKYKKFVKQRIRYSAHDADNTCNIGDQVIIEETRPLSKTKRWRIKEVVKRAANV, translated from the coding sequence ATGAGCACTGAAACAACTACAGCTCTCAAGAGCAAGCGTACACGTCAGGCCGTGGTTTACTCCAATAAGATGGATAAAACAGCGGTGGTGGAAGTGACTCGTAGAGTTCGTCACCCGAAATATAAAAAGTTCGTGAAGCAACGTATTCGTTACAGTGCTCATGACGCAGACAACACGTGCAACATCGGTGATCAGGTGATTATCGAGGAAACACGACCATTGTCTAAGACTAAGCGATGGCGAATTAAAGAAGTCGTCAAGCGCGCTGCTAACGTTTAA